The genomic region CTCTGGCTGTCGCCGGCCTTCTTCCCTGAGCCTCTGCTTTCCCTATTGCTCTTTCCTTTCTGGCTCCGCTTGGAACAGAGCCTCATTGGAGGCGAGCGGACCAGGGGTCTTGGATTTTAATGTCAGTGATGGACAAACTTGGCAATGCTTCGTGGGTCCACCAGCAGGAAGCAGAAGATCCATTCAAATACCTGAACAGCACGGAGGACTACCTGGCCTACATCTGTGGACCTCGGCGCAGCCCCTTCTCCCTGCCGGTGTCTGCAGTGTATGCGCTGATTTTCACGGTGGGGGTCGTGGGCAATCTCCTTGTGTGCCTGGTGATTCTTCGGCACCAGACTATGAGGACACCCACTAACTACTACCTCTTCAGCCTGGCTGTCTCTGACCTCCTGGTCCTGCTGCTGGGGATGCCCCTGGAAGTCTATGAGATGTGGCACAACTACCCCTTCCTATTTGGGTCAGTGGGCTGCTACTTCAAGACTGCCCTCTTTGAGACCGTGTGCTTCGCCTCCATCCTTAGCGTCACCACGGTCAGTGTGGAGCGTTATGTGGCTGTCGTCCACCCTTTCCGAGCCAAGCTGGAGAGAACGGGGCCCTCAGGGTCGTGGGCATTGTCTGGGGCTTCTCCATTGCCTTCTCTCTGCCCAACACTAGCATCCACGGCATCAAGCTCCACTACTTCCCCAATGGGtccctggtgcctggctctgCCACGTGTACTGTCACAAAGCCCATGTGGATCTACAATTTCATCATCCAGGTCACCTCCTTCATCTTCTACATCCTCCCCATGACCCTCATCAGTGTCCTCTACTTCTTCAAGGGGCTCAGAGTGAGTATCCAAGGGATCAGGCTTGGGGCAGACCACCTGTTCTCACTGGCTGTGAGTTCAAATACAAACTTGGAAATGGAGAATCAGGATTGGAAGGGAGTacagagaaaaggagaatgagTTAGGAAGAAAAGTTGAGAAGTTAAAGGGCCTGCCTCAAACACACTTGCACAGTAAACCGTAACTATGCAGCATTTCTTTTAGCTCAGATTCcatgtcttctctcttttctagTGGGCTAGAAAACTTCCTAAGGGAATCAGTATGCACATCTTACACTGTGCTGTCTCTTTCCTGCCCAACCTCTGTCGTCTGCCTGTGTTGAAATTTTCCTCTGTACCAACACAGTTTGAGTATAACATGAACTATCAGTACCTGTTTTATAGTCAAAGTCAGATGTATAATTTTAACATCAAACACATTCTTGCAGGTGCTTAGACCTTTGATTGAAAGGCTGAAACACAaagttaaattatat from Castor canadensis chromosome 16, mCasCan1.hap1v2, whole genome shotgun sequence harbors:
- the Nmur2 gene encoding LOW QUALITY PROTEIN: neuromedin-U receptor 2 (The sequence of the model RefSeq protein was modified relative to this genomic sequence to represent the inferred CDS: inserted 1 base in 1 codon; substituted 2 bases at 2 genomic stop codons) yields the protein MSVMDKLGNASWVHQQEAEDPFKYLNSTEDYLAYICGPRRSPFSLPVSAVYALIFTVGVVGNLLVCLVILRHQTMRTPTNYYLFSLAVSDLLVLLLGMPLEVYEMWHNYPFLFGSVGCYFKTALFETVCFASILSVTTVSVERYVAVVHPFRAKLERTXALRVVGIVWGFSIAFSLPNTSIHGIKLHYFPNGSLVPGSATCTVTKPMWIYNFIIQVTSFIFYILPMTLISVLYFFKGLRPKKDESFDADEVTANIHRPSRKLITKMLFVLVLVFAVCWTPFHVDRLFFSFVEKWTESLASVFNLIHVVSGVFFYLSSAVNPIIYNLLSXHVXAAFWNIISPSCKLGYSQDHPHGPPAQRNIFLTECHQHLTKDAGPQFPCQSSICNLPLSTALCTEQATESCSQRQHL